In one window of Nakamurella sp. PAMC28650 DNA:
- a CDS encoding transposase, whose protein sequence is MPGPWDLPECYGNWKTVYNRHRRWSGDGTWQRVLSMLRADCDHGDVGEWALGVDATVIRAHHHAAGARHEPPKDIPAAVLASVVLEAPIKALKDTGGTIELQEFCGSAAAGR, encoded by the coding sequence TTGCCGGGGCCCTGGGATCTCCCGGAGTGTTACGGCAATTGGAAGACGGTGTACAACCGGCATCGTCGCTGGTCAGGGGACGGTACCTGGCAGCGGGTGCTGTCGATGCTGCGGGCGGACTGCGATCACGGCGATGTCGGTGAGTGGGCGTTGGGGGTGGATGCGACGGTGATCCGGGCGCATCACCACGCGGCAGGTGCCCGGCACGAACCGCCGAAGGACATCCCCGCCGCCGTCCTTGCCAGCGTCGTGTTGGAGGCTCCGATCAAGGCCCTCAAAGACACAGGGGGCACTATCGAACTACAAGAATTCTGCGGATCGGCCGCCGCCGGTCGTTGA
- a CDS encoding IS5 family transposase yields MTTKIHMAADSKCRPVGRVISAGQRHDALAFTAVLADIRIVRGRDGRPRTRPDRVLADKAYSSGRIRKSLRRRGIKATIPEPVNQINGRLSKGSRGGRPPKFDKEIYKDRNTVERTFNRLRGYRAVATRYDKREFVYRGTVDVASIGIWLRHLTENDPRDTP; encoded by the coding sequence GTGACGACGAAGATCCACATGGCGGCTGATTCGAAGTGTCGGCCGGTGGGGCGGGTCATCTCGGCTGGTCAGCGGCATGACGCGTTGGCGTTCACCGCGGTGCTGGCCGATATTCGGATCGTGCGCGGCCGTGATGGGCGGCCTAGGACCCGACCGGATCGGGTGTTGGCGGACAAGGCGTATTCCAGCGGCAGAATCCGTAAGTCGTTGCGGCGTAGGGGTATCAAGGCGACCATCCCGGAGCCGGTGAACCAGATCAACGGTCGCCTGTCCAAGGGTTCCCGTGGTGGTCGGCCACCCAAATTCGACAAGGAAATCTACAAGGACCGCAACACCGTGGAGCGGACGTTCAACCGGCTACGCGGCTACCGCGCGGTCGCCACCCGGTATGACAAACGGGAGTTCGTCTACCGAGGCACCGTCGACGTCGCCAGCATCGGAATCTGGCTCAGGCATCTAACGGAGAACGATCCACGGGACACGCCCTAG